In one Oryza glaberrima chromosome 2, OglaRS2, whole genome shotgun sequence genomic region, the following are encoded:
- the LOC127764442 gene encoding transcription factor bHLH95-like, which yields MAQEGTSSNAPPAAASMGSGDGDNKEGTGESGNNQLLLPAIAASADKGKGVVAGTGNVDAKGKTTATPPAASSTNAPNNQGGGGGGGRSRERMHIFAERERRRKIKNMFTDLRDLVPSLTNKADKATIVGEAISFIRSLEETVADLERRKRERDSLAARCARLGLGGSSSSSAPPPPPPPAAADDTAAVMPPAPAVPPPDAAAVTAGPEPAPGTLMVWSGPSVVLNLCGGDQAFINVSVARRPGVLTMIVDVLERHSIDVVTAQIASDQSRSLFTIHTSVDRERGMFMDTATAEEIYQLAVSEIMVWLHSE from the exons ATGGCGCAAGAGGGCACGAGCAGCAACGCACCCCCGGCTGCTGCCTCCAtgggctccggcgacggcgacaacaAGGAGGGCACCGGCGAGTCCGGCAACAACCAGCTGCTGCTTCCGGCGATCGCCGCCAGTGCCGACAAGGGTAAGGGCGTCGTCGCCGGGACCGGGAACGTCGACGCCAAAGGTAAGaccacggcgacgccgccggcggccagcaGCACGAATGCTCCTAACaaccagggcggcggcggcggcggcgggcgcagccGCGAGAGGATGCACATCTTCGCCGAGcgcgagcggcggaggaagaTCAAGAACATGTTCACCGACCTGCGCGACCTCGTCCCCAGCCTCACCAACAAG GCGGACAAGGCGACCATCGTCGGGGAGGCCATCAGCTTCATCAGGagcctggaggagacggtggccgACCTGGAGCGCCGCAAGAGGGAGAGGGACAGCCTCGCCGCGCGGTGCGCacgcctcggcctcggcgggtcctcctcctcgtccgcgccaccgccaccgccaccccccgccgccgccgacgacaccgccgccgtcatgccgcccgcgccggcggtGCCGCCACCTGATGCCGCCGCGGTCACCGCGGGGCCAGAGCCTGCGCCGGGGACGTTGATGGTGTGGTCAGGGCCGAGCGTGGTGCTGAACCtgtgcggcggcgaccaggcctTCATCAACGTGTCCGTGGCGAGGCGCCCCGGCGTGCTCACCATGATCGTGGACGTGCTGGAGAGGCACTCCATCGACGTCGTCACGGCGCAGATCGCGTCCGACCAGTCCCGGTCCCTGTTCACCATCCACACCAGC gtGGACAGAGAGCGTGGTATGTTCATGGACACTGCGACGGCTGAAGAGATCTACCAACTGGCTGTCTCGGAGATAATGGTATGGCTCCACAGCGAGTGA